One genomic window of Solanum stenotomum isolate F172 chromosome 9, ASM1918654v1, whole genome shotgun sequence includes the following:
- the LOC125877715 gene encoding uncharacterized protein LOC125877715 codes for MKFLLELMACCGCSSRLPPLEDIGPLVPGPAQPTNHKNRRRRRGRGGPTSSVGSVPNNWRPSLSAISEDNALPPRNVKRKVITTSPPATKPRRRSCEETRRIPVSALAPAFSPTPFLF; via the exons atgaaGTTCCTTTTGGAACTAATGGCTTGCTGTGGTTGTTCTTCTCGTTTGCCCCCACTTGAAGACATCGGGCCTCTCGTTCCTGGCCCGGCCCAGCCCACTAATCATAAAAACAGGAGACGAAGGAGAGGTAGAGGTGGACCAACGAGTTCGGTTGGTTCAGTACCTAATAATTGGAGGCCCTCACTTTCGGCCATTTCAGAAGACAACGCTCTGCCACCTAGAAATGTGAAGAGAAAAGTCATAACTACTTCCCCACCGGCCACTAAACCCCGTCGTCGTAGTTGCGAGGAAACTAg GAGAATTCCAGTTTCAGCCTTGGCGCCAGCTTTCTCCCCaactccttttttattttaa
- the LOC125877706 gene encoding organic cation/carnitine transporter 4-like: MSSALSSQGQLYDGDLRSPLVSQEVNPKKITMDEMLEKYCGEFGLWQVRHLVLTCLAWLLEGILTMVMIFADREPAWHYLTSHAGTTSRCSSEPGSWEWSGGNGSSTISEFGLICGDKFKVGLVQSIFFAGCMIGAGVFGHLSDTKFGRKGSLAIVCILNAIFSILTAFSSDYWTYVLFRFLSGFSTGGTGLCAFVLSTEPVGQSWRGVAGMSTLYLYSTGIVVVSAIAYFIQPWRSLYIASSIPSLIFVIFVLPFLHESPRWYLVRGKVDEAMKIMQKIAVSNGKQNIPYDVVLALDSEVSKDDIPNSQFNIKKASILDVIRSPVTRIRLFVAVATNFFCSIVYYGLSLNAVNLGTNLYLNVALNSVSEMPAYLLTSLVLDRIGRKPLAIGTMWFSAIFCLVGSLLKSTDETWKIVRMVCGLLGIFGISGTFNLLLVYGMELFPTVVRNAALGCSKQAVSLGAILAPIIVVLGGGVPFAVFGACGIIGGFLVMYLPETLNKPLYDTMDGLQEAEAKPGLVALDN; encoded by the exons atgtcgTCGGCATTATCATCACAAGGCCAATTATACGACGGCGACCTCAGGTCGCCACTCGTCTCTCAAGAGGTGAACCCGAAAAAAATAACGATGGATGAGATGTTGGAGAAGTACTGCGGGGAGTTCGGGTTGTGGCAGGTGAGACACCTCGTGTTAACATGCTTGGCATGGTTACTGGAGGGGATACTAACCATGGTCATGATCTTTGCGGATCGTGAACCAGCGTGGCATTATTTGACAAGCCACGCTGGTACAACGAGCCGTTGCTCTTCGGAGCCCGGCTCATGGGAATGGTCGGGTGGAAATGGAAGTTCTACGATATCCGAATTCGGATTAATATGCGGAGACAAGTTTAAGGTTGGACTTGTTCAATCTATATTTTTCGCTGGCTGCATGATCG gtGCAGGAGTATTTGGACATTTATCAGATACAAAATTTGGGAGAAAAGGCTCCCTCGCAATAGTTTGCATTTTGAATGCTATTTTTAGTATTCTAACTGCATTCTCTTCCGATTACTGGACGTACGTCTTGTTCCGATTTCTCTCCGGTTTCAGCACTGGTGGGACCGGCCTTTGTGCTTTTGTTCTCTCGACTGAACCCGTTGGCCAATCATGGCGTGGCGTAGCTGGAATGTCCACTTTATATTTATACTCTACTGGAATAGTCGTTGTATCCGCCATTGCTTATTTCATCCAACCCTGGCGATCTCTCTACATTGCTTCTTCAATCCCTTCCCTTATTTTCGTTATCTTCGTATTACCTTTCCTCCACGAGTCACCTAGATGGTACCTCGTTAGAGGAAAAGTAGACGAAGCTATGAAAATTATGCAGAAAATCGCGGTTTCTAATGGCAAACAAAACATTCCTTATGACGTTGTTCTTGCCCTCGATAGTGAAGTATCGAAGGACGATATCCCTAATTCTCAATTCAATATCAAAAAAGCATCAATTTTAGATGTAATAAGGTCTCCTGTCACACGGATTCGGTTGTTCGTAGCTGTGGCTACTAACTTCTTTTGTTCCATTGTATATTACGGGTTGAGTTTGAACGCGGTTAATCTCGGAACTAATTTGTACCTCAACGTTGCACTTAATTCAGTTTCTGAAATGCCTGCCTATTTATTAACATCATTAGTGCTTGACAGGATTGGTCGAAAGCCGTTAGCCATAGGGACAATGTGGTTCAGTGCGATTTTCTGCTTAGTGGGGAGTCTTTTGAAGAGTACCGATGAGACCTGGAAAATTGTTAGGATGGTGTGCGGATTGCTTGGGATATTTGGAATATCTGGTACTTTCAATTTGCTGCTCGTGTATGGCATGGAATTGTTTCCAACTGTAGTGAGAAATGCAGCACTAGGATGCTCGAAGCAAGCCGTGAGTTTGGGGGCGATTTTGGCTCCAATTATAGTTGTGTTAGGGGGCGGCGTGCCGTTTGCTGTATTTGGGGCATGTGGTATTATTGGAGGATTTTTGGTAATGTATTTACCAGAGACGTTAAACAAGCCACTTTATGATACAATGGATGGATTACAAGAAGCTGAAGCAAAACCTGGGTTGGTAGCTTTGGATAATTAG
- the LOC125877716 gene encoding uncharacterized protein LOC125877716 has product MKFLLELMACCGCSSRLPPLEDNGPLVPGPAQPTNRKNRRRRRGRGGPTSSVGSVPNNWRPSLSAISEDNALPPRNVKRKVITTSPPATKPRRRSCEETRRIPVSALAPAFSPTPFLF; this is encoded by the exons atgaaGTTCCTTTTGGAACTAATGGCTTGTTGTGGTTGTTCTTCTCGTTTGCCCCCACTTGAAGACAACGGGCCTCTCGTTCCTGGCCCGGCCCAGCCCACTAATCGTAAAAACAGGAGACGAAGGAGAGGTAGAGGTGGACCAACGAGTTCGGTTGGTTCAGTACCTAATAATTGGAGGCCCTCACTTTCGGCCATTTCAGAAGACAACGCTCTGCCACCTAGAAATGTGAAGAGAAAAGTCATAACTACTTCCCCACCGGCCACTAAACCCCGTCGTCGTAGTTGCGAGGAAACTAg GAGAATTCCAGTTTCAGCCTTGGCGCCAGCTTTCTCCCCaactccttttttattttaa